In a single window of the Littorina saxatilis isolate snail1 linkage group LG3, US_GU_Lsax_2.0, whole genome shotgun sequence genome:
- the LOC138961727 gene encoding P-selectin-like — protein MGFTFDQNCNILCNAGFRHTGAKYINCTSSGSWTKTDPCDDVEAPIFTNGCPTNQHVFSGPLRVPVTVTWTDPVATDNSGGLVTLTSDPGKGSRVGPGVHTVWINATDTAGNVESCTFKVIIEVRECQPFSSPSNGQISCTAGHVEGSVCTVSCNHGYRLRGQRTLACLETETWSASYPSCEAVFCPAPPTVVHGQFSCPRGHQSPAECTLTCDSGYRGEGQMVVQCQENETWTAAGHCEDVQPPVFVNECPNNIALHAARFGQPTIANWTTPTVTDNSDDGIQLKSDATSGSSFGPGTTVVTYEATDVSGNKNTCYFNVTVTALQCGAPDLQPESAGGQSPMQDHCPNGHVYGAGCTLRCTQGYRLRLQGQDTITCERVHNTHPPIMMWRWIGSRKPQCKEDRCPVLTAPTNGALSCYFGDNGWECYLSCEKAWDVPQSTDGRFVCFKGQDFWVPASVPDCVARTVPGRVRILSDLLYYTGHCNESLEQLRHTFIAAIGQSVYNGACENTAGCVVENIEVVCSPVPTRSRRNTEFDDKLTSRLYRARRHAGFMTSQFVLVTFHVTIPYSEDSHTPEEAFKHYHTKAENFTGDLHLRARSGQLDVNDLDLVADESSVGHMLLTSDCPPGTVFRDTQPLSRFSCVAE, from the exons ATGGGCTTCACTTTTGATCAGAACTGTAATATTCTCTGCAACGCTGGTTTTAGACACACAGGAGCCAAGTACATCAACTGCACCAGTTCTGGGTCATGGACAAAAACAGATCCATGTGACG ATGTGGAGGCACCAATATTCACCAATGGATGTCCGACCAATCAACACGTGTTCTCTGGTCCTCTGCGCGTTCCAGTCACCGTGACCTGGACTGACCCCGTTGCTACTGACAACAGTGGGGGCCTGGTGACCTTGACCAGTGACCCGGGCAAAGGGTCAAGGGTAGGTCCCGGAGTGCACACTGTTTGGATAAATGCAACGGACACAGCAGGCAACGTGGAATCATGCACGTTCAAGGTCATCATTGAAG TTAGAGAGTGTCAACCGTTCAGCAGTCCATCCAACGGTCAGATCTCCTGCACAGCGGGTCACGTGGAAGGCTCTGTGTGCACCGTGTCATGTAACCATGGTTACAGACTGAGAGGCCAACGGACCTTGGCTTGCCTGGAAACAGAGACGTGGAGCGCATCGTATCCATCTTGCGAAG CTGTCTTCTGTCCGGCTCCACCGACCGTCGTCCATGGTCAGTTTTCCTGCCCCAGAGGACATCAGAGTCCGGCTGAGTGTACCTTGACCTGTGACAGTGGCTACAGGGGTGAAGGTCAAATGGTCGTACAGTGTCAAGAAAATGAAACTTGGACTGCTGCTGGTCACTGTGAAG ATGTCCAGCCTCCAGTCTTCGTCAACGAATGTCCAAACAATATTGCATTACATGCAGCGCGATTTGGTCAACCAACCATCGCCAACTGGACAACTCCAACCGTAACTGATAACTCTGATGACGGCATTCAGTTGAAGAGTGACGCCACTTCCGGAAGCTCTTTTGGGCCCGGCACCACGGTTGTGACGTATGAAGCTACTGACGTCAGCGGAAACAAGAATACGTGTTATTTCAACGTCACCGTGACAG CTTTGCAGTGCGGGGCACCAGACCTACAACCAGAGTCTGCTGGGGGGCAAAGTCCAATGCAAGACCACTGTCCAAACGGCCACGTCTACGGAGCGGGCTGTACGCTGAGATGTACCCAGGGCTACCGTCTAAGACTTCAGGGACAAGACACCATAACGTGCGAACGTGTCcacaacacacacccaccaatCATGATGTGGAGGTGGATTGGTTCCAGAAAGCCACAGTGTAAAG AGGATAGATGTCCAGTGCTGACAGCACCCACGAACGGCGCCCTGAGCTGCTATTTTGGTGACAATGGGTGGGAGTGCTACTTGTCGTGTGAGAAAGCATGGGATGTGCCACAGTCCACAGATGGTCGCTTTGTCTGCTTCAAAGGCCAGGACTTCTGGGTACCTGCATCTGTTCCAGACTGCGTAG CGCGAACCGTTCCGGGAAGAGTCAGAATCTTGAGTGACTTGCTGTACTACACAGGGCACTGCAATGAGTCATTGGAGCAGCTACGTCATACCTTTATTGCAGCCATTGGCCAGTCTGTCTACAATGGTGCTTGTGAGAACACAGCCGGGTGTGTTGTTGAAAATATTGAG GTGGTGTGCAGCCCAGTACCAACACGCAGTCGGAGAAACACTGAATTTGATGACAAATTGACGTCAAGGCTGTATCGTGCACGACGTCACGCCGGTTTCATGACGTCACAGTTTGTACTCGTCACTTTTCACGTCACCATTCCTTACAGCGAGGACAGTCACACACCAGAGGAAGCTTTTAAG CACTATCACACAAAGGCAGAAAACTTCACTGGTGACCTACACCTACGAGCCCGTTCCGGTCAACTGGATGtgaatgaccttgaccttgttgcTGATGAGTCCAGCGTTGGTCACATGCTGCTGACGTCAGACTGTCCCCCTGGTACTGTGTTTAGGGATACACAGCCTCTGTCGCGATTCTCTTGTG